A portion of the Cryptomeria japonica chromosome 5, Sugi_1.0, whole genome shotgun sequence genome contains these proteins:
- the LOC131066167 gene encoding uncharacterized protein LOC131066167 — MASSKSRCSASVLSSLSSLRHFQSTSSPNFSVHGSSSPSRNAYSYSANFDFARSVSPKTNLQARRPVSSVPPNPVRKMCLCSPSNHPGAFRCSLHRNCPTSSASPNSQLQIRRSAMKNSIVRIGSMEGGEWVKRALTSNIRPSSHQLRRRTSFRPQPSRLRHVTRAEDVDFS; from the coding sequence ATGGCATCTTCCAAGAGCAGATGCAGTGCTTCCGTGCTTTCTTCCCTATCCTCTCTCCGCCATTTTCAATCTACTTCTTCCCCCAACTTCTCAGTTCACGGCTCCTCTTCTCCCAGCCGAAATGCTTATTCTTACTCTGCAAATTTCGATTTTGCAAGATCCGTGTCGCCAAAGACAAATCTTCAGGCCCGCCGCCCGGTCAGTTCTGTTCCGCCCAATCCAGTGAGGAAGATGTGCCTGTGTTCACCTAGCAATCATCCAGGTGCGTTCCGTTGCAGTCTCCATAGAAATTGCCCCACTTCCTCTGCGTCCCCCAATTCTCAGCTACAGATACGTAGATCGGCGATGAAAAATTCGATTGTGAGAATCGGCAGCATggaaggaggagaatgggtgaagAGGGCACTCACTTCGAACATCCGCCCTTCCTCTCACCAATTGCGAAGGAGAACGTCTTTCCGCCCGCAGCCCAGCAGGCTCCGCCATGTGACCAGAGCAGAAGACGTAGATTTTTCTTGA